In one window of Chelmon rostratus isolate fCheRos1 chromosome 19, fCheRos1.pri, whole genome shotgun sequence DNA:
- the sh2d3ca gene encoding SH2 domain-containing protein 3C isoform X3, protein MEPAESQAEYVQFSKEKYLLESPPEKLRKELEEELKLSAADIRSHGWYHGHIPREVSETLVLRNGDFLVRDSLTSVGDYVLTCRWDNEVLHFKISKVLVKSSETKVQYMLESDSFDSVQELVRFYVGQRKPVSQSSGVHIYCPVSRTLPLRYLEATFALANSKHGSAYSPSSQRGAYIKRRSVTMTDGLTTEKMMPHSDSDSPSPVKTPVATPEPEPEPLPNCSPSTIHHHKDAMRNCAMSMDQIQEYRCPLSPVGEAPLSPAYSAITRQRAHSGGRVLAVVPPSPVMRRSSDPQLSPSASNNPPEHPAHTSHSAHSSPAHHPGYQSHSSETAGSYCDLRPCAAGPPKPPAKSYVERLRVEEGRQDGAREEGEGMFSVPQVETASSFRPSRYESCLMPAENKPLEMSVLKRVKELLAEVDARTAAKHITMVDCTVARILGVTSEMQRMMGVSSGLELLTLPHGHQLRLDLLERFYTMSIMVAVDLLGCTGSTEERAALLHKTIQLAAELKSSLGNMFGFAAVMRALELPQISRLEQTWVTLRQRHTEGAILYEKKLKPFMKNMNDGKESSALSNTSLPHIIPVLSLLERGMALGEGLEPWESAEVGVDVVMYHLEAARTIAHHGGIYKTNAETKLQGLQERAEIHEIFRTEFQMRLLWGSRGSEGSQSERYEKFDKVLTALSHKLEPPVRHSEL, encoded by the exons TTCTCCAAGGAGAAGTACCTGCTGGAGTCTCCTCCTGAGAAACTTCGtaaggagctggaggaggagctgaaacTGAGCGCTGCTGACATCAGGAGCCATGGCTGGTACCATGGACACATACCCAGAGAG GTGTCAGAGACTCTGGTTCTACGTAACGGGGATTTCCTCGTGCGTGACTCTCTGACCAGTGTGGGTGACTACGTGCTGACCTGTCGATGGGATAATGAGGTGCTGCACTTCAAGATCAGCAAAGTCCTGGTCAAATCCAGCGAGACCAAG GTGCAGTACATGCTGGAGTCTGACAGCTTCGACTCAGTCCAGGAGCTCGTGCGGTTCTACGTGGGCCAGCGCAAACCGGTCTCCCAGTCCAGCGGTGTCCACATCTACTGTCCCGTCAGCAGGACTCTCCCTCTGCGCTACCTGGAGGCCACCTTCGCTCTGGCCAACAGCAAGCACGGCTCCGCCTACTCGCCGTCCAGTCAGAGGGGAGCGTACATCAAGAGGAGGAGCGTCACCATGACGGATGGACTGACGACCGAGAAGATGATGCCTCACAG TGACTCAGACAGTCCCAGTCCAGTTAAGACGCCAGTGGCAACGCCAGAACCAGAGCCGGAACCTTTGCCCAActgcag cCCGTCGACAATCCACCACCATAAAGACGCAATGCGGAACTGTGCGATGAGCATGGACCAGATTCAGGAGTATCGCTGCCCCTTGTCACCTGTTGGCGAAGCCCCACTGTCTCCTGCATATAGTGCCA tcaCCAGGCAGAGAGCCCACTCAGGTGGGCGAGTCCTGGCCGTCGTCCCGCCCTCCCCCGTGATGCGTCGTTCCAGCGACCCTCAGCTCAGCCCCTCAGCCAGCAACAACCCGCCAGAGCATCCCGCACACACCTCTCACTCGGCACACTCCTCTCCCGCCCATCATCCCGGCTACCAGTCGCATTCCTCAGAAACAGCAGGGAGCTACTGTGACCTCAGGCCTTGCGCCGCTGGGCCCCCCAAACCCCCGGCGAAGAGCTACGTGGAGCGATTGCGAGTGGAAGAGGGGAGGCAGGACGGCGCtagggaggaaggagaggggatgTTCAGCGTCCCACAGGTGGAGACAGCGTCCTCGTTCAGGCCATCCAG GTACGAGTCTTGCCTTATGCCGGCTGAGAATAAGCCTCTGGAGATGTCAGTGCTGaagagagtcaaagagctgctggctgAGGTGGATGCAAGGACCGCGGCTAAACACATCACCATGGTGGACTGCACG GTGGCCAGAATATTAGGCGTAACCTCAGAGATGCAAAGGATGATGGGAGTGTCCTCAGGGTTGGAGTTGCTTACACTACCACACGGACACCAGCTCAGACTCGACCTGCTGGAGAG GTTCTACACCATGTCGATCATGGTGGCCGTGGACCTTCTCGGCTGTACAGGAAGCACGGAGGAGAGGGCGGCTTTGCTCCACAAGACCATCCAGTTGGCAGCAGAGCTGAAAAGCAGCCTGGGCAACATGTTTGGCTTCGCTGCAGTGATGAGAGCCCTGGAGCTGCCACAG ATTTCTCGCCTGGAGCAGACGTGGGTGACGTTACgccagagacacacagagggcGCCATTCTATACGAGAAGAAACTAAAACCtttcatgaaaaacatgaacGATGGCAAAG AGTCTAGTGCCCTGTCCAACACCTCCCTCCCCCACATCATTCCCGTCCTGTCCTTACTGGAGCGGGGCATGGCTCTCGGGGAGGGGCTGGAGCCCTGGGAGAGTGCGGAGGTGGGAGTAGACGTAGTCATGTACCACCTAGAGGCAGCTCGTACCATCGCACATCACGGGGGGATCTATAAAACTAACGCTGAGACCAAACTGCAGG GGCTCCAGGAGCGAGCAGAAATTCACGAAATCTTCCGGACAGAGTTTCAGATGCGTCTTCTGTGGGGCAGCCGCGGCTCAGAGGGCAGCCAATCGGAGCGCTACGAGAAGTTCGACAAGGTCCTCACCGCCCTGTCACACAAGCTAGAGCCTCCCGTGCGCCACAGCGAGCTATAG